The proteins below are encoded in one region of Paraburkholderia aromaticivorans:
- a CDS encoding aldehyde dehydrogenase: MTHFDTSLVPNGDIFIGGEWRQGRGNPYTSLYPADQSVNMEISTANADDARDAVEAADIAWRRADWSGLKPHQRALILYRIADLIMARHEALAQLQRRDNGKPISETRVLVASAANTFRYFAACLETLDEEVTPSRGDYLTMSIYEPIGVIAAITPWNSPIASDAQKLAPALAGGNAVVLKPAEVTPLVSLALARICEETGVPKGVISVLPGKGSVIGDVLVRHPLVKKVSFTGGTEVGRGIARIAADKLMPVSLELGGKSPTIVFDDADLDHAVNGVLYGIFSSSGEACIAGSRLFVQRSIYEAFMKRLAEGARKLRVGDPTRSETQMGPLITAAHRETVERYVALGLEEGGRLLCGGERPVGDGREAGTYFQPTILEGLTNDARICQEEIFGPVLVAMPFDDEASLLKEANNSVFGLAAGIWTRDYKRAYRIARALEAGTIWINTYKLFSIATPFSGWKESGMGREKGRLGIREYMQQKSLYWGLNDAPLAWAN; encoded by the coding sequence ATGACTCACTTCGATACCAGCCTCGTGCCCAACGGCGATATTTTCATCGGCGGCGAATGGCGGCAAGGGCGTGGCAACCCGTACACAAGCCTGTATCCGGCGGATCAGTCGGTCAACATGGAAATCTCGACGGCCAATGCCGACGACGCCCGCGACGCCGTGGAAGCCGCGGACATCGCATGGCGCCGCGCGGACTGGTCGGGTTTGAAGCCGCATCAACGCGCGCTGATTCTGTACCGCATTGCCGATCTGATCATGGCGCGCCACGAAGCGCTCGCGCAATTGCAGCGCCGCGACAACGGCAAGCCGATTAGCGAAACGCGCGTTTTGGTGGCGAGCGCTGCGAACACGTTCCGTTATTTCGCCGCCTGCCTCGAAACGCTCGACGAAGAAGTCACGCCCTCGCGCGGCGACTATCTGACGATGAGCATCTACGAGCCGATCGGCGTGATCGCCGCGATTACGCCGTGGAATTCGCCGATTGCTTCCGACGCGCAGAAGCTCGCGCCGGCACTCGCGGGCGGTAACGCGGTCGTGTTGAAACCGGCAGAAGTGACGCCGTTGGTCTCGCTGGCATTGGCTCGGATCTGCGAGGAAACCGGCGTACCGAAGGGCGTGATCAGCGTGCTGCCGGGCAAGGGCTCGGTGATCGGCGACGTGTTGGTGCGTCATCCGCTGGTGAAGAAGGTGTCGTTCACGGGCGGTACCGAAGTGGGCCGCGGCATCGCGCGCATCGCGGCGGACAAGCTGATGCCGGTCTCGTTAGAACTCGGCGGCAAATCGCCGACCATCGTTTTCGACGACGCCGATCTCGATCACGCGGTCAACGGCGTGCTGTACGGCATCTTCAGTTCGTCGGGCGAAGCGTGCATCGCGGGTTCGCGCCTGTTCGTACAACGCTCGATTTACGAAGCGTTCATGAAGCGTCTCGCGGAAGGCGCGCGCAAATTGCGTGTCGGCGATCCGACGCGTTCCGAAACGCAAATGGGTCCGCTGATTACGGCGGCGCATCGCGAAACCGTTGAGCGCTATGTCGCGCTCGGCCTCGAAGAAGGCGGCCGTCTGCTGTGCGGCGGCGAACGCCCGGTTGGCGATGGCCGCGAGGCAGGCACCTACTTCCAGCCGACGATTCTCGAAGGCCTGACCAACGACGCCCGCATCTGCCAGGAAGAAATCTTCGGCCCGGTGCTGGTGGCAATGCCGTTCGATGACGAAGCCTCGCTCCTCAAAGAAGCGAACAACAGCGTGTTCGGCCTCGCCGCCGGCATCTGGACGCGCGACTACAAGCGCGCCTACCGGATCGCCCGCGCACTTGAAGCCGGCACCATCTGGATCAACACCTACAAGCTGTTCTCGATCGCGACGCCGTTCAGCGGCTGGAAAGAGAGCGGCATGGGACGCGAGAAAGGCCGGCTCGGCATCCGCGAATACATGCAACAGAAAAGCCTCTACTGGGGCTTGAACGACGCGCCGCTGGCGTGGGCGAACTAA